The following are encoded together in the Proteiniphilum saccharofermentans genome:
- a CDS encoding glycoside hydrolase family 2 protein — MKSKLVLFVLLVATFTVSAQWQPAGDKIKTRWATQIDVNNVLPEYPRPIMERGEWQNLNGLWNYAILPVGKQKPANFDGQILVPFAVESSLSGVQKRVGSDNELWYQREFTVPSKWRNNKILLHFGAVDWKADVWVNGVKVGQHTGGYTPFSFDITPALVNGNNTLVVKVWDSTDEGYQPRGKQVNKPEGIWYTPVTGIWQTVWLEPVPETHIENIRITPDVDKNILAVQAITNVCTSAAKIEVKVKEGSRVVATGQAINNLPVEITMPENVKLWSPDSPHLYDLEITLWDGNKQLDKVASYAAMRKYSMKRDDKGIVRLQLNNKDLFHFGPLDQGWWPDGLYTAPSDEALEYDVVKTKELGFNMIRKHVKVEPARWYTHCDRHGIIVWQDMPNGDRSPEWQMRKYFDGVERVRSAESEANFRKEWKEIMDYLYSYPSIGVWVPFNEAWGQFKTREITEWTKQYDPSRLVNPASGGNHYPVGDMLDLHQYPAPQLYLYDAQRATVLGEYGGIGWANKEHLWEPDRNWGYVQFNSSKEVTDEYIKYAEQLKQLIRQGFSAAVYTQTTDVEVEVNGLLTYDRKLVKVDEDRVRKVNQEICNILSK; from the coding sequence ATGAAATCGAAACTAGTTTTATTTGTTTTACTTGTAGCAACTTTTACTGTCTCAGCCCAGTGGCAACCGGCTGGAGACAAGATTAAAACCCGGTGGGCAACGCAAATCGATGTGAATAATGTGTTACCCGAGTATCCAAGACCCATTATGGAACGCGGTGAATGGCAGAATCTTAACGGGTTGTGGAATTATGCCATCCTTCCGGTTGGAAAACAAAAACCGGCTAATTTCGACGGCCAGATCCTGGTGCCGTTTGCCGTAGAATCAAGCCTCTCGGGAGTACAAAAAAGGGTGGGCAGCGACAATGAACTATGGTATCAGCGTGAGTTTACCGTACCGTCTAAATGGAGAAACAATAAGATACTCCTTCATTTTGGGGCGGTGGACTGGAAAGCGGATGTATGGGTGAACGGTGTGAAAGTAGGACAACATACCGGTGGATATACCCCTTTCTCTTTCGATATTACTCCCGCACTTGTCAATGGCAATAACACACTCGTTGTAAAAGTGTGGGATTCCACTGACGAGGGGTACCAACCACGCGGAAAACAAGTGAATAAACCGGAAGGTATCTGGTATACCCCGGTAACCGGGATCTGGCAGACAGTGTGGTTGGAGCCGGTGCCTGAAACACATATCGAAAATATCAGGATTACGCCTGATGTAGATAAAAATATATTAGCAGTCCAGGCTATCACTAATGTGTGCACTTCTGCTGCTAAGATAGAGGTGAAAGTAAAGGAAGGTTCCCGTGTAGTCGCGACGGGACAGGCCATCAATAACCTGCCGGTGGAGATCACGATGCCGGAAAATGTAAAACTCTGGTCGCCTGACAGTCCGCATCTCTACGACCTGGAAATTACCCTTTGGGATGGTAATAAGCAACTCGATAAAGTGGCAAGTTATGCCGCTATGCGTAAATATTCCATGAAACGCGATGATAAGGGAATTGTACGTTTACAACTCAATAACAAAGATCTTTTCCATTTCGGCCCCCTCGACCAGGGATGGTGGCCCGACGGACTTTATACTGCACCTTCCGATGAGGCTTTGGAATACGATGTGGTGAAAACCAAGGAACTTGGCTTCAATATGATCCGTAAGCATGTGAAAGTAGAGCCGGCACGGTGGTATACACACTGCGACCGTCACGGCATAATTGTATGGCAGGATATGCCTAATGGTGACAGGAGCCCTGAATGGCAGATGCGAAAGTATTTCGACGGTGTGGAAAGGGTGCGTTCCGCCGAGTCGGAAGCTAATTTCCGTAAAGAATGGAAAGAGATTATGGATTATCTCTATTCTTACCCGTCGATAGGTGTGTGGGTGCCCTTTAATGAAGCGTGGGGGCAATTCAAAACCCGGGAGATTACCGAATGGACCAAACAATATGATCCCTCCCGCCTGGTGAATCCGGCCAGCGGTGGTAACCATTATCCCGTAGGAGATATGCTCGACCTGCACCAATATCCTGCTCCCCAACTTTATCTGTACGATGCCCAGCGTGCTACCGTGCTTGGTGAATATGGCGGAATCGGATGGGCTAACAAGGAACATCTCTGGGAACCCGATCGTAACTGGGGTTATGTGCAGTTCAATAGTTCCAAAGAGGTGACCGATGAGTATATCAAATATGCCGAGCAACTGAAACAACTGATCCGTCAGGGATTCTCCGCCGCTGTTTATACCCAGACTACCGATGTCGAAGTCGAAGTAAACGGATTATTGACTTATGACAGGAAACTGGTGAAAGTAGATGAGGATAGAGTGAGAAAAGTGAATCAGGAGATATGCAATATATTAAGCAAATAA
- a CDS encoding sialidase family protein → MQYIKQIILFLFLFFTFITCQSEENQGSEDYFIEWEKNTLICIADEGGYPRLRRLKDNSLIVVYENRRGDLMVKKSTDEGITWGEPVMAYEAFNYTDEQTGERTRVNIANPEMIQLDNGDILLASNLRPRDEGVFPFSIALKRSRDNGATWTEADILYRAGTYFRDGCWEPSFLMLPNGTLHLYFANESPYRDSDEQEISMLYSTDDGASWSEAHTTVSFRKGKRDGMPVAVHDGSKIYVAIEDNLSKQFKPWLVQSPIEQAWANPVLEDSPYRYSALRDPLGSEVYAGAPYLVLTDKGVYVLSYQTTGNRSSDWELSTMEVVVSDNPSGFRNPSRPFDVPLSKEAKWNSLYDLGDNTIAALASTNFNSDKIGVWMIKGKIIKK, encoded by the coding sequence ATGCAATATATTAAGCAAATAATTCTATTTCTGTTCCTGTTTTTCACTTTCATTACTTGTCAAAGTGAGGAAAATCAGGGAAGTGAAGATTATTTCATTGAATGGGAAAAGAATACCCTCATCTGCATTGCAGATGAGGGTGGCTATCCCCGTCTGCGGAGGTTAAAGGATAACTCTCTTATCGTGGTGTATGAGAACAGGAGAGGTGATCTGATGGTGAAAAAAAGTACCGATGAAGGTATAACCTGGGGTGAACCGGTGATGGCATACGAAGCATTTAATTATACGGATGAACAAACAGGTGAAAGAACAAGAGTGAATATAGCCAATCCTGAAATGATCCAACTTGACAATGGCGACATCCTTCTTGCCTCAAACCTGCGTCCACGGGATGAAGGTGTTTTCCCTTTTTCTATCGCATTGAAAAGGAGTAGGGATAATGGTGCTACATGGACGGAGGCGGATATTCTTTACCGGGCCGGAACTTATTTCAGGGACGGATGTTGGGAGCCTTCTTTCCTCATGTTACCCAACGGCACATTACATCTTTATTTCGCCAATGAATCGCCTTATCGTGATTCCGATGAGCAAGAGATCTCTATGCTCTATTCCACTGATGACGGTGCTTCATGGTCGGAAGCACATACCACAGTCTCTTTCCGGAAAGGGAAACGGGATGGAATGCCTGTGGCAGTACATGATGGCAGTAAAATATATGTGGCTATTGAAGACAACTTGTCAAAGCAGTTTAAACCCTGGCTGGTACAGAGCCCGATTGAACAGGCCTGGGCAAACCCTGTTCTGGAAGATTCACCCTACCGTTATTCGGCTTTGAGAGACCCACTGGGTAGTGAGGTGTATGCCGGAGCTCCTTATCTGGTACTTACCGACAAAGGGGTCTATGTGCTCTCTTACCAGACTACGGGAAACAGGTCTTCCGATTGGGAACTGTCTACCATGGAAGTTGTGGTGAGCGATAATCCTTCTGGTTTCAGGAATCCTTCACGGCCTTTTGATGTACCATTGTCGAAAGAAGCAAAATGGAATTCATTATATGATTTAGGGGATAATACCATTGCTGCTCTGGCTTCTACAAACTTTAATTCCGACAAGATCGGTGTATGGATGATCAAAGGGAAAATTATTAAAAAATAA
- a CDS encoding family 43 glycosylhydrolase, which yields MIRLVTFLFLITVFTSCKSAEPVDNKPVNDKENIYKNPVVNYSLPDPTIIRADDGYFYLFATEDTRNMPIHRSEDLVNWEMTGTAFTNATRPTFEPNGGLWAPDINFIDGKYVLYYSMSVWGGEWTCGIGVATADKPEGPYTDHGKLFRSNEINVQNSIDPFYIEEEGKKYLFWGSFRGIYAIELSDDGLSLKPGAEKQQVAGTAYEGVYIHKRNGYYYMFASIGSCCEGLNSTYTTVAGRSDNLFGPYLDKQGRSMMDNHHEIIIQKNQKFVGTGHNSEIVQDSKGQDWIFYHAVSVDNPKGRVLVMDQVRWENDWPYIEGGSPSFEAEKPIFK from the coding sequence ATGATCCGCTTAGTTACATTTCTTTTTCTAATCACCGTGTTTACTTCTTGTAAAAGTGCTGAACCGGTAGATAATAAGCCAGTTAATGATAAAGAGAATATTTATAAAAATCCTGTAGTTAATTACAGTCTTCCTGATCCCACCATTATACGGGCAGATGACGGTTATTTCTATCTCTTTGCAACAGAAGATACCAGGAATATGCCTATTCACCGTTCTGAAGATCTGGTCAACTGGGAAATGACAGGTACCGCATTTACCAATGCAACCCGCCCTACGTTTGAACCCAATGGCGGATTGTGGGCACCCGATATCAATTTCATCGACGGAAAGTATGTGCTGTACTATTCCATGTCGGTCTGGGGTGGTGAATGGACCTGCGGCATCGGTGTTGCGACAGCGGATAAGCCCGAAGGACCTTATACCGATCACGGTAAGCTTTTCCGCAGCAACGAGATCAATGTGCAAAACTCTATCGATCCTTTTTATATCGAAGAGGAAGGGAAGAAATACCTGTTCTGGGGAAGCTTCCGCGGCATTTATGCCATTGAACTTTCGGATGATGGCCTTTCCCTGAAGCCGGGAGCAGAAAAACAACAGGTGGCCGGGACAGCATACGAAGGAGTGTATATACACAAACGGAACGGTTACTATTATATGTTTGCTTCCATCGGATCCTGCTGTGAAGGACTGAACAGTACCTATACTACTGTAGCAGGTCGTTCCGATAATCTTTTCGGCCCTTATCTTGACAAGCAGGGCAGGTCGATGATGGATAATCATCATGAAATAATTATTCAAAAAAATCAGAAATTTGTGGGTACAGGGCATAACTCGGAGATTGTGCAGGACTCAAAAGGTCAGGACTGGATCTTCTATCACGCTGTATCTGTAGATAATCCCAAAGGACGTGTGCTGGTAATGGATCAGGTGCGTTGGGAAAACGACTGGCCTTATATCGAAGGGGGCAGCCCCTCTTTTGAAGCCGAAAAACCCATATTTAAATAA